TGAGAGGATTGAATCAAAAAGTCGCCAAGTACGAGAAAAAGCCATACCTGGACACCAAGGGATTTTACCGGGATGGTCTAAAAATGATTATTGGGACAACTTTACAAAAGGTAAGTACCCTCCAGGACCAAGTAGCCTGGCATCGTGATGAGGCCTCACGGTTGACGGCTCTTGAAGAAAAGCCTCAAGACCGTGCTTCTAATTCAGAAGATACGACCACTTCTTTGCATGGCACTTCTCGCTCACGCTCGCACAGTGAGAGTCCATCTTAAATAAATCGTGATGAAGTGGAGTGTCTGAATGGGTTGTAAGAAAAAATGGTTCGTCGTACTGAGTACTGTAACTGGGTTGTTAGGACGGGGAACCTATCAGGAGCAGTTGAAATCATCTCGAAATTGAAAGGAGGATGAGCTTGCGAGGAGAAGCACGCATCGCTAGGCTGTGGCCCATGTTGATGATATGGATCCGCAATTTGGGCTTCCTTAAAGGAGGATACAGACCACGAGCCGGGGTTCCTCCGTCCCAGGGAAAAAGTGGCGTAGCCGGATGGGGGATCGAGCCGGGCCTCGTGTTGTGAACGGAGCGTTTCTCTTGGGCAAGGGAAATCACGTCATCTCCATGAGAAAAATTTTATATGACTGGTCCGGCCCTTCCCATGATTCCCTTATTTTCCAGCCAATCTAGCGGTTCTTTGTTTGGCGAGATCTGAAAGCGCGAGGAATAACGTGTAATGCTCCCCTTTCGAGCCACCTCTTAAAAATAAAGCAGGTGGTGATAATTAAGCCAATCCATCTGTTTACTATCACTGACTCAAGAGTTGTCCAGTCAATCTCACACCTCCAATCCAGAATTAATGCGTAGGCTTTCTCGTAGCCACATATAGCCAGTGGCATCGATCCCTCCAATTTTCCCAACCAATTCGCGTTAATCCACATATTTCCTCAAAATCTTCCTGAGAAAGTATAGAAGGTACAAAGAAGCCGGAGCACAAGCAAAAGAGCATGTGGGGTTTTCCCTGACCGGACTCAGGTAATTACATCAAATGGGAATGCACGCATGGCATGTCCGTTAGATACCCATTTTTCTTTGGAATTTCTTAGCATCTCCATACGGAGCAAAATCAATGTGATGAGCCGGTGGATGAAACTTCCCGCCGCTTTGGTGTTGGATGGGACAGAACACTTTTTCTGTTTCGGCTGCAATTCGAGAAGCGTATTGGAGTAATCCATTGGCGTATCCACAATAGAGACAACCGGCTTTCTGAAACGGATTCAGATAGGGAAGACGATGCCGGTCCAGCCGGATATACTCTCGACCTGATAGGAGCGGGAGTCCCAGTAAAGGGAAAACCACCCGCTGATACACTTCCACACAGAGATCGAGAACCCACAAAGGGATGATCATCGCATAGATAAAAGGCGTGGCCACCAGAATAGTCCCATGGGGAATAAGGTTCATCCAGCGCCAGCTTTTGTATTTCCTGCCGTATTGAAAACGCGACCAAACGTTGTCCATAACGTTAAACACCGTTTCAATTTCCCAAATGTAACACTCAACCCCCTTCCCACTGCCGATTCAACGCAAATAGCCCCACATGGACTCCTATTTCAGGATATACTTTTGACCTTAGAAGTTCCCCTTTCCATTCTTGGAGTTACGTGAGTGTGAATTGGTAAAAAGCCGCCAATGATCAATTATATGATGGCTTCAACTATTTGAATAATCATGCTTTCTATAAAGGCAAGTCATTTCATTTATCCCCCAAATCGGAGATCCGTATATGAGAATTGCATAAATTCCCCATGAATAATATGCTTTCCGTGACTTCCTGGTTTTGATGAATTAAAACGGCCCATCTTCATAAATCATCCCTCCTAAATGAGTCATTTCGAAAATCCCCGAATACACTCTTCGTTCAATTATCCTTGAAGCCCGATATCGAATCATGAACGTTACCGGGTAACGGGATTTCCATAACGTCCGTCTCTTGACTCCAGAATTGTTTGGTCTTATTTCACAAACAGGCAGGAGCGTTACTCCGGTTCAACAGCGCGGCATCCGACATCCTATTGACTCGACCCCCTACACGGGAAATGACAGGAGGTGCCCCATGTTCGAATTGCTTATCTTTGGGTGTATTGGAGTGATCGTATTTATCAATGCGCTGATTCTGAAATGGTTCATTGGATTTTTTGAATGAACTATCCAGGAAACAGATACAAGCTTTTAAATATTTTCGGAAGCTTTAAGGCTTTGTCGTTATTGATGGGAAACAAGACTGCTTGGATGAGAGTGCTTTTCCCAAAATCGAATCTACTTCGTGAGGTCCAATGATGAGTCAATCCCAAACAAGTCATAGATGGAATGGACGACGCGTGGTCACCTTCATGTTCATTGGCATGGCCCTGCTGATCGCTGGTATATATTTGGGCCTGGGAATCGCCGGGGACTCAAGTCTCCTGCCAGGCCTCTCACCACAATTGAAGGTTGGCGACACGTCTTTTTCGGATTCCTCGCCACAACCCTTGGTGACCGGGGCGCTCCCATTGGGGCAACAAGACGCCCAGGCTCAGAGCACCGCACTTATTCAGGTAGCCAAGCTGGCGCGTCCCGCTGTGGTCAATATTTCCACAACCGGCACGGCCAAAACCCCGGAAACATTGCGATCACCCTTTTTTGATGATCCCTTTTTCCGTCGATTTTTCGGGGATGAATTTGAGCGGCGTTTCGAACCTCCTCCATCCCCTCGTCAGGAAGGCGGAGGCTCGGGAGTCATTGTGAGTGACGATGGGCATATCATCACCAATAATCATGTGATTGAAAACAGTGATACCATTCAAGTGCTGTTATCCGACAAACGGACTTTTTCAGCCAAGGTCATAGGGGCTGATCCCAAAACAGATCTGGCTCTACTCAAAATAGAGGCCAAGGATCTGCCTGTCTTGCCATGGGGAGATTCCCATCAATTACAGGTCGGTGAAATTGTGATGGCCGTTGGCAATCCCTTCGGGCTAAGCCAGACCGTCACCATGGGAATTGTCAGTGCGGTGGGTCGGGCCAATGTGGGGATTGTCGATTATGAAGACTTCATTCAGACCGATGCGGCAATCAATCCCGGCAATTCGGGTGGGGCCTTAGTGAACCTCCAGGGAGAGTTGATCGGGATCAATACGGCCATTTTCAGCCGCTCCGGGGGATATATGGGCATTGGCTTTGCCATTCCCAGCAACATGGCCAAGTCCATTCAGGCCAGTCTCATTCAGCATGGGAAGGTGGTCAGAGGATGGCTGGGCGTTTCGATTCAGGATATCACGCCGGATCTCCAAGCCCAATTTGATAATCCTGATACGCAGGGTGCCTTGGTCAGCGAAGTGATGGAAGACAGCCCTGCAAAAAAGGCCGGTATCCAACGCGGCGATATCATTCGAAAATATGATTCGCAGACCGTGGCCGACACCCGGCATCTCCGATCTTTGGTGGCGGAAAGTGTGCCCGATTCCCCCGTAACCTTACATGTCCTCCGGAATGGAACCCCCCGTGAATTCCAAGTGACCCTTTCGGAAATGCCTAAAGATGTCAGGGCACTCGCCTCGACGGGAGAATTGAGAGGACATCATGCCTTATCGGGGATCACCGCGGAATCCATGCCCCTAGGGGAAAAGGGCATGAAAGTGATAAAGGTTGATCCCGAGAGCGCCGCTTTCCGGGCCGGCATAAGAGAGGGCGACATTATTCTCGAAATTAACCGTGAAGCCGTCAATAACGTGGAGGACTTTCAACGGTTAACAGGGAAAATCGGATCCAAAGAAAGAGTCTTGCTGCTTCTCCAACGCGGACGGAGCACGATCTTTTTCTCCATTACCCCCTAATGTTGAATGGATGAAGGTTTCTGGATCCTGCGAAATGGGGGGCACCCCTTGAGTGCCCCCCACACTGAAAAACTGAGCCACCAAAAATTTTGGCATGAAATTTCGGTCCATAAGAAAAAGTTCGAATTGAATTTCATTGTTTATGGCTACAAAAGGAGGTGAGATCCCGCCATTTGGTCGAAAAGAAAGGACTTATACAGGCTCTGAACCGGATTGTGATATCCAAGGCTGATACACATGAAGCGTACTAATCCTCCTTCGTCCGCTACAAACGATGATACGAGTCCCCGGCTCATAGGTACTCCGCTACGAAATTTTCTCAAAGAGGCTTTCACGGCCTTATCCTGGGCTCTTGTATTCTTTTAGGGAAACACGCTAGCTTTACATCTTGTCCTTCTCCATGAGCCGAGCCCTTTCTTAATTTAGTCAAGGATTTTTATCTATGGCATCCGCACAACGCGATCTTTACGACATACTGGGAGTCAAAAAAACCGTTGACGCCAAGGAGCTCAAAAAAGCTTATCGTCGACTGGCACGTCAATATCATCCGGATTTACATCCTGGCGAAAAAAAGACGGAAATGGAAAGGAAATTCAAAGAGCTAAACGAAGCCTACGAAGTCCTTGGGGATGAGGAAAAAAGAAAAAAGTACGATCAATACGGCATGAACTGGAAAGAAGCCGAGGCCTATGAACGGGCCCGCCAACAGGGGGGCGGAGCGTATCCGGGGGGAGGGCCTGGCGGGTTTACCCAGGGAGGCGCCGATTTCAGTGATATTTTTGAGAGCATGTTCCGGCAGGGGGCTCAACGGGAAGGGGCCGGTTTTCGTGGCTTCGCGATGGCGGGGGCCGACCTGGAAGCCAATCTGCCGATCTCACTCCGGGAAGCCTTCACCGGCACGCGCCGCGCCTTAAATCTTTCTGATGCCGGTGGAACGCCTCGCTCAATCGAAGTTCGCATTCCAGCCGGCGTTCGAGATGGCGAACGACTTCGGGTGAAAGGAAAAGGCGCGCCCGGTCGCGGAGGAGGACCACCAGGGGATTTATTTTTTCATGTACAAATTGCCCCTCATCCCGTGTTTCAACGCAAAGATTCAGATATTGTAGTCACCCTTCCCCTTTGGCCGTGGGAGGCCGTATTGGGCACCGACATTCCAGTGCCCACGTTATCGGGAACGGTTCGTTTGAAAATTCCCGCCGGGAGCCAGTCCCAACAGCGAATGCGTTTAAAGGGCAAGGGCCTGCCCAAACGAACAGGAGGACATGGAGATCAATTTGTGATTCTGGACATCGTTACCCCTGAGGCTCCTTCTTCCGAGGAACAACAACTCTATGAGCAATTAGCTAAGTTCGATCACCCTGATCCCCGTTCAACCCTTCTTCGTGAGGCCGCCAATGAATGACAATTCAGAACCATCATTAGAACAGGTGACCGCGGAAATCATTTCCTTCGGAAGAATTCGCCGGGAAGAAGTCTGTGCCCGACTAGGGATCGGCGAAGACATGCTGGAGGTCTGCTTGCAATGGGAAATCATTCAACCACCGGAACCGGACCCGGAGGGGACGGTCTTGTTTCCCGAAGACGCCATTGATCGCTTAAGCCGCGGGCTCCGGTTACATCGAGATTTAGGAATTAATTGGCCGGGAGTCAGCGTGGCTTTGGAATTGTTGGACCGCATCGAGGAACTGGAACAACAGATTCACAATCTTTCCAACCAGTAGACTCCAGCGATGCCTTAGTTCTTAAGAACAACCCTTAAGATCGACAGACCAAGACCTCCCACCATAACCGCCGACCAGAAAACGATCAGTCTTCCCCCCTCCCTTTGTAGATGTCGAAAATGAACACAGAGCGATTGCCCCGCCTGCCGGTTTGGCCAATCTAAGAAACCATCCCGAAAAGCAAATCCGCTTTCTACTTCTCCTCTCTGTCAGTTCTATCTGGAATGTCTCAAACCTCCATCCGGTTTGGCTCCCCCTCAATCCCGGAACTTCCCCGGACTCCTTAGCCAGCACACACGAGCCATTAATTCCCCATCTTTTGAGGCATGTTCATGCCAGTCTCACCCCGGCTATAAACTTCAGTCACTACGGCGCTCCATTGAATCGGAAATCATTTGGATTTCACCTGGTTGGCACTCCAGAAAATGATGGAAAAGCCAATGAGATCATTCACCAATCAGCCTGTAGGTTACGGCAATCATCAGAATAAGGGGCGCTTCATGAGGTTTCTCTTCATCATTTTCATGGGCATCCTGTTGTCAGCGCTGGTGGCAACAGCCGTCGGGTCCCTATCCGGCGAACTGATTCATCGACTTTTTTTAACCGTGAATGAGACATTGATCCAATAATATTGTGCCTTTATCCCCAAGCAAGACAACTCGTATATCGGCATCGCTCTCCACGAAGTCCAGACAATATAGCTCTTACCCCAAATCTTGACATCCTTAACGTTCTGAAGTTTGCAATTAATGTCGACGGTAGGCCATATCCCGCCATTGTCAAATTGCCTGACGTGTCAATTATCCTTCCCAGCTCAACCGACATCGGTTGAACAATTATCACTCCCCCACTCTGTAGATTGGGGCAAAGTGGGACGGATGAACCCCTTCGGCCTGTGGCAGGATGGGGCATTTTCAATATGCCTTTTTCTTCAATACATTGCCAACGACATCAAAAAAAATTTTTGTGGGTGACATTTTCGTTCTTTCTTATACAGAAAAATTCGATTACACACGGCGGCATGAATCTTGGACTTACTTAAAATTGGCGTTACACCAGTAATGTATTCACTATGAAAAGCGAGGCACTCATGATGGCAATTTCAAAACGGCAAGGTTATTCCACATCCTACAAAAAGAAAGAACTGACAGGGGATGATCCCTATTCAATGAAATCGGCCCCCAAGGGAATCCTTCAGTGTCCGGAATGTCAGGCCGTGTATCACCGAAAACGTTGGAGCCTTCCCGGAACGTCCTCGCCTCGTTCGTCCAAATCCACCGGTGCTGCTCCCCAAAAACCAACCAGGCAGGTCATGGTTCCACAAAGCTTTGTCTGCCCTGCCTGCCGGAAATTACGAGACGGCTATGCGGAAGGCTACCTGACCATTCACTGGCCGGACTGGAGCACACACAAAGCTGAAGTTTTAGGTCTCATTCATAACGAGGAAAGTCAGGCCAGTCGCAACAATCCTCTGGAACGGATCATGGCCATTCGCACACGTCCTGACGGAGCGGATATCGAAACAACGACGGAGCACTTTGCACAACGCCTGGGGAAACATCTCGATCGGGCGTTCAAAGGAAAGATCGCCTACCAATGGTCACATAAAGACAAATTAGCGAGAGTCGAATGGCAAGGCCCCAAAGGCTCGGTACGTTCGCGCCAAAAATCCAAAACATCACAAACTCAAAACTAAGACGGATCGCCTTCGCATCCCGGGCCTCATCCGATTATGCCTTATGGACACTCACAAGGAGAAACATCTCATGAAATCGCGCATCATGGTTTGGAGTCTGACACTGCTAATCGGATGGCCCTTAACCACTATAGGCCAGGAACCGCAGGTCGATCCTATGCAAGGCGAGGTTGTGTATCAGGACCACTGCCTGAGGTGCCACGGTATTCAGGGAAAAGGCGATGGACCGGACGCTGCCGCGCTCGTCGTCCCCCCCGCCAATTTTCAACGCACGGAATCCAGGGCCAAATCAGAGACGGACCTCCGTTCAGCAATCATCTGGGGACTGGCCTTCAGTCCTATGCACGGGTGGTGGAACAAACTCAGTGTCGAAGAAATTCGCGCAGTCACCGCCTACATTAGACGAATAGCGCCTTTTGAACCTTCGGTGCCATAAAATTAGGTAGGGAAAAGACTGCCATGAATCTGGAAGAAAGGGCTAGCTTTAGGGGATTCACTCAGGGTTAAATAGAACATCATTAAAGTAGGTATGACTTGTTTCTCACTTTTATACCAGAGAGGAATTCCTATGAGACTTACAATTCTACTCTTGATCGTGATGGGATCCCTTGCCGGATTCGACAACCTCTGGATGACCGAGGCAAAAGCCCAATCAGGCCATCCCTCCCAAATGGCCACCACCGAATCACCTTCGGTCTCAAGTGAGGAAACAATCAAGGCGGATCCGGTTTGCGACCCAAGCCGCCGGCCAAAAATTACAAAAATTGAGCCCGATGAGTTTCAACCAGGCGCTAAAGTGACCATCATTGGAGAAGATTTTGGGCAAAAAAAGGAATGTCTGCATTCGGTCACGTTCGGGTATGAAAATGCGAAGGATTTCACCCTCAAGGGGAATGAGAGAATAGAAGCAACGGCGCCTGACAACCTTTCCACAGGAATAATTTTTGTGAATGTCGAGACTGGTGGCGGTTCAGTACGGTCCGCAGTGCTCATCAAGAAAAAGGAATAAAACCTAAACGCGGCAGAATGGGGTTGCCCCGGAGCAAACGGGTTCCCAGTTGAACAGGAGATGCCAATTGGGATGGACCCCACCGGGGTGACGATGGATTGACCCCGAAGGTTTTTGAAGATATGGGGCTCTGAATCATTTATTTTGATTGTTATTCAAATGAAACCTTTGCACTCATCTGTGAGAGCGATCATCGTCTCGACCATCATCAGCCTGATACCCTTCCTCCCGGCTTTAGCCATGGAAGAGCAGGTCCAACCCGGCAAAGCGCTCTTTCAACAATATTGTCAAGATTGCCATGGTCCTCAGAGAGATGGGAGAGGAGTCCTTCGTCCTTTCCTGGAACAGGATCCTGCCAATTTGACCTCGCAGATGACACAGACCAAAACCGACCAGCAACTCTTTTCCATAATCAAAAAAGGGGGAGGCGAAATGCATGGCTGGGCGGACACCTTCACCGATGAACAGGTCCTGGACCTGGTGCATTACATCCGTGCACTCTCACCGTAAGCCTCTTGCCACACAGCATCGCGGTCAGGCATGAAGCGGATGATGAAGCATTCCGCAACACTCACCTGAGACATATCCTATTCAAGATACGCGGCGTAGACCAGCGTTTGGAGAATCGTCAACGGCATTCCGATCCAAGTAAAAGTCCTGAAACTCAAGGTGTAACCTTCCTGCTCCGCCCGCTGGATAATTATCACATTACTGGCCGCAGCAAGAATCATCAGATTACCCGCAATCGTACTTCCGACAGCCAAAGCCAGAAGGCCCATGAGGGAACCACCGGCTTCGGACACCAGAGGCAGATATAAGGCCACCAACGGAACATTCGAAATCAGTTGGCTCAGAATGATACTGAGACCAAGAATGGAAGGCAGGGAGGTGAAGTCCATCTGCAGGTGCGCGGTCCACTCCTGGAAAACTCCCGTCTGCCAGACACTCGCCATTAAGACGAACATGGCGGCAAAAAAGAGCAATGTGGACCAATCCACCTGCCGCAGCAATTCCAGACGCCGTCGACTACACACCAGCAGCGGCAACGCGGCAGCCATAGCCAGAAAGCTCAGCGGAAACTCCAGCGGCACAGCCAGAGACACACACGCAATTTTCACCGCAATCAGGCCGATTATCAGAAACAGTGCCAGACGGGCCAACCGTGCCAGAGCAGGATCGCTTACGGCCACGACGCTATGCACGAGAGCGGAGGCGTGAAACGCCTTCGGCCACATGACCCGTAAGACCAGATATGTCAGTACCAGATTGAGTAAAGTGGGGAGTGCCAGGGCCTGAAGAAAGGTCAGAAAAGGAGAAGGAACCGGCCCGTCAATCGCAATCAAAAGATTTTGAGGGTTCCCAATGGGGCTCAACAGGCTCCCGGTCGTCACGGCCACGGCTAACGTCATCAGGAGTAAGCAGGGTTCGATGCGATGTTCACGGGCTAACCGCAGGACTAAAGGCGTCCCGACGATAGCCAACGTGTCGTTCATCAATACCGCCGAAGCAAGTCCTGCCCCGAATAGGATCATCAGGACCACCCCGTCAACTGATTTCACCCGATGCAAAATCCCATAGGCAAGCGAGGAAAGGTAGCCGCTAAGAATCAATGCCTCCCCAACCACAAACATCCCGAACAAAAACACCATCACATCCAGATTGATGGCCTGTAAGGCCGAAAGGGGGGAAATCTGGCCGGTTATCAGAACCAATACGGCACCGGCAGTCATGGCGTGCCAGATCTTTACAGAGATGCCACCGATTTTCCGGCATGCAATGACCAGATACACACCCAGCAGAATGAGCAGGGAAAGATTCATGTGGAAGAGGTCGTCAAGACAAGTTCATGTAACGCGCAGTCAAATAAGAAGTGACTAGGATTGCCATGGTGTCCTACCGTCTATCGAGAAATTTTATGATATCGCCTTGGATATCCGGGGTCGTGACCAATTCAGTATGTCCAACCTCATAGTCCCGTAAGATGGAGTGAAAGCTCTGACGATAGGCTTCCGGAAGCCAAGCGGATGACACCGTGACTGTTCCATCTCCATCCGCATAGACAGTAGGATGATGCCCTTCAGGACCTGCGGCTAAGGGGTCTGGATCCTCAAACAACAAGGAATCAGAGGACTTTCCAGGGTTTCCCGTCCACACCCCTTTGGCCAAGGTCGATGTGCCTTTCGCATACAGGTACAAAAGGGAGGGTTGATAGGGGCTTGGCAGAGAGAGAGGTGCATGAAGTCGTTCTAAAAACTGTTCCGATCGACGAAGCCAAAAGGACAGGTAGGCGGCACGCCGATCAACGATGTCTTTGGATAAGGTTTGTATATGCTTGAGCAGTCCCCATTTGGACTGTCGCCACTGTCCGGTATTTCTGATCACACCGTATAAGGGCTTCAGTTCCGGTGTGAGCAATTGATCAGATTCGGCAACCGGCAGGAGATAGTAACTGGCGGGGAAAGACGCGTAAGCCTCATAGCTGAGCAAAGAGGAGTTCCAACCAAAGATCGCCCCATAGTTCATGTTTCGAAACGAACTCATGGCTCCAAGGAATGGGACGCCGGCCATCACCACGCGGCTGATTTTCCCTGCTCCCTCCCAGGTCTCCACCGCCGTATCGAGATCCTGGGTGCCATACCGTAAATAGTAGCTGACGATCAAACCGCCCATACTATGCGCAACAACAGAAATATCCTTTTTCTCTTGGTCCCGAAGCCTGCGGATGAGGGCGTCCAAGCTGTGAACAGCATCCATGAGATCCCCCCGCCAATCATAGGTAAACGGAATCACGTCCCGGCTTGTATTGTTGGAGCTCCGCAGCCGTTCCAGCAATGAACCATAGACATCGACGGAGTAGAGGAGCGGAACGACACGGACCGCATCAAGAATGGCGTCGGGTTTCAAGGCAGTCGTTTCTTCAAAACCTAGGCCGGGCACGGGAATAGTCAATGCCTGCGTGCCGAACAGCAACTGGTTGAGAGAAATAAACACCAGACTGCCATCAGACTCGCGAACCAAACGCGTGCCGTAATACCCAGGGACGACGATGATCGCCGAATCGAATGTCCGGGAATGCTCGTGTGAGGAAATCGTTTTCTGACTACAGCCTGACACCATAAGGAACACCATCAATACGGGCAGACCATTCACGAAGTTCATGAAATTTCCCATACGTCTTGTGCAAACCCGCATTTCATCCCTACCAACGAAGAAATACAAGATGGTCCTCTTCACTTCTTATTCTTCTCATTTGCCCCATACTGAAGAAAGCCGGAAAATGAGCCCCCAGGGTAGCCAGGTGAAATGGAGGGGAAAAGGTAAATAACCGGCCATAGACAGGAATAAAAATAAGGATATCTCGAAGATGAATACTGAGAGTGGATTGAAAGCAATCGGTCAGAAAGAAAAATCTCCACGACCACAGTGGTGCAAGGGTATGGATCAATGACCCTTCACCTGACCGATGCTTACATAAAAAGTCATGACCGCTCAAGAAAAAGAGCACAGATGGCCTGATAGAGTTCTTTATCGGTCCCATTTTTCTGAAGACACTCGACCGCGCCGGCGTCGAGCATCGCCGCCCGAATCTCCTTTTCATCGAGCATGGACAAACCAATGACTTTAATAGCCGGCCATTCACGACAAATGTACCTGGTAGCTTCAATGCCGTTGAGTTTTGGCATATTGTTATCCATGACCACGACGTCCGGCTTTAACTGAGGCACCAACATCAAAGCTTCTTCACCGTCTTTGGCATCTCCCACTATCT
The Nitrospiraceae bacterium DNA segment above includes these coding regions:
- a CDS encoding J domain-containing protein; translated protein: MASAQRDLYDILGVKKTVDAKELKKAYRRLARQYHPDLHPGEKKTEMERKFKELNEAYEVLGDEEKRKKYDQYGMNWKEAEAYERARQQGGGAYPGGGPGGFTQGGADFSDIFESMFRQGAQREGAGFRGFAMAGADLEANLPISLREAFTGTRRALNLSDAGGTPRSIEVRIPAGVRDGERLRVKGKGAPGRGGGPPGDLFFHVQIAPHPVFQRKDSDIVVTLPLWPWEAVLGTDIPVPTLSGTVRLKIPAGSQSQQRMRLKGKGLPKRTGGHGDQFVILDIVTPEAPSSEEQQLYEQLAKFDHPDPRSTLLREAANE
- a CDS encoding IPT/TIG domain-containing protein gives rise to the protein MRLTILLLIVMGSLAGFDNLWMTEAKAQSGHPSQMATTESPSVSSEETIKADPVCDPSRRPKITKIEPDEFQPGAKVTIIGEDFGQKKECLHSVTFGYENAKDFTLKGNERIEATAPDNLSTGIIFVNVETGGGSVRSAVLIKKKE
- a CDS encoding DegQ family serine endoprotease — its product is MMSQSQTSHRWNGRRVVTFMFIGMALLIAGIYLGLGIAGDSSLLPGLSPQLKVGDTSFSDSSPQPLVTGALPLGQQDAQAQSTALIQVAKLARPAVVNISTTGTAKTPETLRSPFFDDPFFRRFFGDEFERRFEPPPSPRQEGGGSGVIVSDDGHIITNNHVIENSDTIQVLLSDKRTFSAKVIGADPKTDLALLKIEAKDLPVLPWGDSHQLQVGEIVMAVGNPFGLSQTVTMGIVSAVGRANVGIVDYEDFIQTDAAINPGNSGGALVNLQGELIGINTAIFSRSGGYMGIGFAIPSNMAKSIQASLIQHGKVVRGWLGVSIQDITPDLQAQFDNPDTQGALVSEVMEDSPAKKAGIQRGDIIRKYDSQTVADTRHLRSLVAESVPDSPVTLHVLRNGTPREFQVTLSEMPKDVRALASTGELRGHHALSGITAESMPLGEKGMKVIKVDPESAAFRAGIREGDIILEINREAVNNVEDFQRLTGKIGSKERVLLLLQRGRSTIFFSITP
- a CDS encoding cytochrome c produces the protein MKSRIMVWSLTLLIGWPLTTIGQEPQVDPMQGEVVYQDHCLRCHGIQGKGDGPDAAALVVPPANFQRTESRAKSETDLRSAIIWGLAFSPMHGWWNKLSVEEIRAVTAYIRRIAPFEPSVP
- a CDS encoding alpha/beta fold hydrolase, whose product is MNFVNGLPVLMVFLMVSGCSQKTISSHEHSRTFDSAIIVVPGYYGTRLVRESDGSLVFISLNQLLFGTQALTIPVPGLGFEETTALKPDAILDAVRVVPLLYSVDVYGSLLERLRSSNNTSRDVIPFTYDWRGDLMDAVHSLDALIRRLRDQEKKDISVVAHSMGGLIVSYYLRYGTQDLDTAVETWEGAGKISRVVMAGVPFLGAMSSFRNMNYGAIFGWNSSLLSYEAYASFPASYYLLPVAESDQLLTPELKPLYGVIRNTGQWRQSKWGLLKHIQTLSKDIVDRRAAYLSFWLRRSEQFLERLHAPLSLPSPYQPSLLYLYAKGTSTLAKGVWTGNPGKSSDSLLFEDPDPLAAGPEGHHPTVYADGDGTVTVSSAWLPEAYRQSFHSILRDYEVGHTELVTTPDIQGDIIKFLDRR
- a CDS encoding anion transporter, with the translated sequence MNLSLLILLGVYLVIACRKIGGISVKIWHAMTAGAVLVLITGQISPLSALQAINLDVMVFLFGMFVVGEALILSGYLSSLAYGILHRVKSVDGVVLMILFGAGLASAVLMNDTLAIVGTPLVLRLAREHRIEPCLLLMTLAVAVTTGSLLSPIGNPQNLLIAIDGPVPSPFLTFLQALALPTLLNLVLTYLVLRVMWPKAFHASALVHSVVAVSDPALARLARLALFLIIGLIAVKIACVSLAVPLEFPLSFLAMAAALPLLVCSRRRLELLRQVDWSTLLFFAAMFVLMASVWQTGVFQEWTAHLQMDFTSLPSILGLSIILSQLISNVPLVALYLPLVSEAGGSLMGLLALAVGSTIAGNLMILAAASNVIIIQRAEQEGYTLSFRTFTWIGMPLTILQTLVYAAYLE
- a CDS encoding cytochrome c, encoding MKPLHSSVRAIIVSTIISLIPFLPALAMEEQVQPGKALFQQYCQDCHGPQRDGRGVLRPFLEQDPANLTSQMTQTKTDQQLFSIIKKGGGEMHGWADTFTDEQVLDLVHYIRALSP